The genomic interval ACTTCACAGGCGAGATCTTCAACTATCGTAAGGATGGAACCGCCTTTTGGAATGAGTTGACCGTCTCGCCCGTTTACGATGAGCGAGAGTATTTGACACACTTCATCGGTGTCACGCGGGACATCTCTGATCGCAAACGATCAGAACAGATGGTGGCCAAAGCCAAAGAAGCCGCTGAATCGGCAAGCCGCTCGAAAAGCGAATTTCTCGCGAATATGAGTCATGAGATTCGGACACCGATGAATGGCGTCATCGGGATGACAGAACTGGTGCTCGATACGGATCTCACGACGGAACAGCGAGAATATGTGCAAGCGGTCAAAACATCGGCGGATGCATTGCTCACGGTGATCAATGACATTCTCGATTTCTCCAAGATCGAAGCGGGAAAACTCGATCTGGATCCGATCCAGCTCGACCTACGTGAGATGATCAGCAACACACTGAGGCCGCTCGCGATGCGAGCTCACGAAAAAGGCCTGGAACTGACGTGCGATATTGCCGACGAGGTTCCCGACCTACACATGGCTGACCCCGTGAGATTGCGACAGATTCTGATCAATCTGATTGGAAACGCGGTGAAATTTACGGCGCAGGGAGAAGTCGGACTCACGGTCACTGTCGAATCCCATTTAAACGACGCCGCCGTATTACACTTCGATGTCTCGGACACAGGTATTGGAATTCCTCCCGAAAAACTCGCGAAAGTCTTCGAGCCCTTTTCACAGGCGGATGGTTCGACGACTCGTCGCTTCGGAGGTACCGGACTGGGCCTCACGATTTCGGCTCAGCTCGTTGAAATGATGGGTGGTCGCGTTTGGATTGAAAGCCATGTTGGACGCGGAAGTCACTTTCATTTCACCGCGTCTTTGGGGCGAGCCCCCGCCGTTCCCTCTAAGAATCTTCCGTGCAAGTCTGGCAATTTGAACGGCCTTTCGGCCCTGGTCGTCGATGACAATGCCACAAATCGGCGCATCTTGCAGGAAATGCTGAAGAAGTGGGGAATGCAACCGACGCTCGTGGATTCGGGCTCTCAAGCCCTCTCTGCCATCAGCCATGCAGCCGACACGAATTCGATGTTCCAATTGATTCTGGTCGACAGCGAGATGCCCGGAATGAATGGATTCGCGCTGTCCGAGCAGATCAAGCAGGCCCGAGCTTGCTCGAAAGCGATTGTGATGATGCTGACATCGGATAATCAACGCGGTGATGCGGCCCGATGCCGAGACTTAGGAATCAAAAGCCATCTCGTCAAACCGATCATGGCGGCAGATCTATTGCGTTCAATCCTCATTGCGATGGAACTCGCAGAGCCACCTTCGGTCGATGTCTTCCCTATCTCCACAACGCAGGAAAGTGACCCCGAAACCACTCGCATCAGACCCCTCCAGATCCTTTTAGCCGATGACAACCTGATCAATCAGAAGGTCGCGGTACGCATGCTCGAACGACAAGGACATACCGTCGTTGTTGCCAACGATGGCACAGAAGTACTGCAAATTCTGGCGATGCAATCGTTCGACGTTATTCTGATGGATGTGCAAATGCCTGTCATGGGTGGTTTCGAAGCCACGGCACGCATCCGGGCGATT from Schlesneria paludicola DSM 18645 carries:
- a CDS encoding hybrid sensor histidine kinase/response regulator, whose amino-acid sequence is MICKQFLQSAIDALSARVIILNELGQIVFANAAWNRYAQENPQITVGLSLGQNFWEATACSGGHYAEQAPVMSAGIRAVAAGDEFEFRSEYSYHGLKEERWFARVTGFNAEGTRCVVIAHEDITERKLAEEQLTVSDLALKAVSQGVIITGPNHLILSANPAFSFITGYQKEEVLGRNCSFLQGPLTDQSTIQAIRDALNNGTDFTGEIFNYRKDGTAFWNELTVSPVYDEREYLTHFIGVTRDISDRKRSEQMVAKAKEAAESASRSKSEFLANMSHEIRTPMNGVIGMTELVLDTDLTTEQREYVQAVKTSADALLTVINDILDFSKIEAGKLDLDPIQLDLREMISNTLRPLAMRAHEKGLELTCDIADEVPDLHMADPVRLRQILINLIGNAVKFTAQGEVGLTVTVESHLNDAAVLHFDVSDTGIGIPPEKLAKVFEPFSQADGSTTRRFGGTGLGLTISAQLVEMMGGRVWIESHVGRGSHFHFTASLGRAPAVPSKNLPCKSGNLNGLSALVVDDNATNRRILQEMLKKWGMQPTLVDSGSQALSAISHAADTNSMFQLILVDSEMPGMNGFALSEQIKQARACSKAIVMMLTSDNQRGDAARCRDLGIKSHLVKPIMAADLLRSILIAMELAEPPSVDVFPISTTQESDPETTRIRPLQILLADDNLINQKVAVRMLERQGHTVVVANDGTEVLQILAMQSFDVILMDVQMPVMGGFEATARIRAIEEETGAHLPIIAMTAHAMKGDRERCLGAGMNDYLSKPIKASELAAVLQSVAVPASIPETATRTMTPATETFDCLELMKSVDEDLEALTEFVDLFAEMTPRSLTAVRDAIQRNDSHALYRASHYLKGTLLSFYAPAAVRSALALELMGKDNRMSEAEAMLESLERDVNCLKAELMSFIQNPAPKATRIDRPV